A single window of Plasmodium reichenowi strain SY57 chromosome 14, whole genome shotgun sequence DNA harbors:
- a CDS encoding hypothetical protein (conserved Plasmodium protein, unknown function) produces the protein LIRLASKMTPMFQVREIQPLFSVLLEKINVIPVKILNILVEDTPAAQYFYEITCLNVKRKIWVMWAQKFYEEIEQLVEEIIIHMKLNDNHEYINNLINKIIDFIGDGTEKYYLYNLCIHIIRLKSVNTILNHNEYLSSNHYNDNLKYDEHHNITMTNQTNNINKISKNIDIYNNIIINDKKNKEPNKNYLKLNLNFNNILENQDLQQKLIKLQSCFDNIMNNNNNNNNNKESDDQKEKIYSKENTPYYLRLHEYYHNSTSFKYLKKRKNEKYGKDINIINHEKILLNKMERETDPMRLIKNPQYIHKEDKICKRILYQNRDDNSVKKIKYNMNDKDENNELENIVYMERNKIEEKTKDSLVKGKENVEEDHLENITKKNMNNNNNNNNISHSNICNNNITDTKEEFQKTRKIKTNNNTYYDKKNCLPFDNMFYSKLRLLLCIQYKEKYNVADNEMIKIDRYFYFMEFINNIIKDGIVNFIDEFKTKEIIKKMQYNFKITNIDDLYEYSLLLNNIQLKFSIIEGICFNFHKNNFDMITQKCNVHFWISLFYFGIYNNFFSLIKYAIDKSESIGKKKKDIKKDQNDRHITKGEVDSDINAHVYNEIIHTEEEKDYYENKENVHQEVKLQNDINEIHEEEQNEYADKDEIVRDKHLNNCQDEKDVQHLHIYEFYENGQYYQNYDDGMKFFEEKEEPDRKDECDENKNDDEEEDEEEDEEEDEEEDEEEDEEEDDEEDEEEDDEEDEEEDDEESDDDEEDDEENDDDDYNGAYNNTYNDTYNDDDDYNNIYHEYNKEHPKKISNGGNNKKYGHVFPKVYPHHPIYNDYNERNNYYETQENEDTWKNQKHKGINEHENDSHEEKEQYIYNKELYEKIKKKKKGKNMNKEIYYKKNLKEECMGNDQNRNNNNDNNNNNNYNNIHDIKNDKYKLFFNFCKDSYLKIPIINILRYIVISNDIPNEFFSFFDFFKEDNIEELKSIKEKNSVLLLSALLNIPQLDYIKVKNFLSIIEEFFYLEKKKKTKNVQSDNNNNNMRDNFHNRYSTEMINVEEGKNYLPNEICLDNNNIRDIQISAEDLEYSDNNHVDSGYDSDINSNKYNSNNNKQQPKINNNNSNNYKSDNINNNNINNNNNNNNNIDSNNVKDNMDINNKDAINQNDIRASFQIYENVNLEFDKEKMFNEQKEESIKNIDNGNVHSLNNKYLFEKLGRKLINTIYNMSKEISDNKFLINNNICSIYIYLNNCCKKKNMQKQNNISFWDKDKNIHTSFDENSIFYMPKEMNEKLYNCNNLVKKYFPYILKSSFFIFNILKKKRLIHIYIKYMYLYEYLYHMILNRILYISTIKFYPFLQNIILKELNYYFHDFKNVTIKNFWKFYLYAHTLIHINNSKSILTNKLFHNNAIQYFIKLFYYLSFYNPIFSILFLNLIRTPLFHKNIENKRLEILQNIWNGAHERYFLFFSK, from the exons CTTAATAAGATTGGCTAGTAAAATGACTCCCATGTTCCAAGTTAGGGAAATCCAACCGTTATTTTCTGTTTTATTAGAAAAGATAAATGTAATACCTGTAAagatattaaatatattagtAGAGGATACACCCGCTGCTCAATACTTTTACGAGATAACATGTCTAAATgtaaaaaggaaaatttGGGTAATGTGGGCCCAAAAATTTTATGAAGAAATTGAACAGTTGGTTgaagaaattattattcatatgaaattaaatgataatcatgaatacataaataatttaataaataaaattatagaTTTTATTGGAGATGGTacagaaaaatattacttatataatttatgtatacatattataagaTTGAAATCTGTAAATACAATATTAAATCATAATGAATACCTTTCATCTAATcattataatgataatcTTAAATATGATGAACATCATAATATTACCATGACAAATCAAactaataatattaacaaaatttcgaaaaatattgatatatataataatataattataaatgataaaaaaaataaagaacCAAATAAAAACTATTTAAAgttaaatttaaattttaacaatatattagaaaatCAAGATCTACAACAAAAACTTATCAAATTACAATCATGTTTTGATAATATcatgaataataataataataataataataataaagaaagtGATGATCAGAAAGAAAAGATATATAGTAAAGAAAATACTCCATATTATTTACGACTTCACGAATATTATCACAATAGTActtcatttaaatatttaaagaaaagaaaaaatgaaaaatatggaaaagatataaatataataaaccatgaaaagatattattaaataaaatggaAAGGGAGACCGATCCTATGCGTCTTATTAAAAATCCACAGTATATTCATAAAGAGGACAAAATATGCAAGAGAATTTTATATCAAAATAGGGATGACAATAGcgttaaaaaaataaaatataacatgAATGATAAggatgaaaataatgagTTGGAAAATATAGTATATATggaaagaaataaaattgaaGAGAAAACAAAGGATTCCCTTGTTAAAGGTAAGGAGAATGTAGAAGAGGACCACCttgaaaatattacaaaaaaaaatatgaataataataataataataataacataagTCATAGTAATATATGCAATAACAATATTACAGATACAAAAGAGGAATTTCAAAAAACACGTAAAATTAAAACCAATAACAATAcatattatgataaaaaaaactgCTTACCCTTTGATAATATGTTCTATAGTAAATTACGCCTACTTTTGTGCATACAATATAAAGAGAAATATAATGTTGCTGATAACGAAATGATAAAGATAGACagatatttttattttatggaatttattaataatattattaaagaTGGAATAGTAAATTTTATAGATGAAtttaaaacaaaagaaataataaaaaaaatgcaatataattttaaaattacAAATATCGATGATCTATATgaatattctttattactcaataatatacaattaaaattttctaTTATTGAAGGAATATGTTTcaattttcataaaaataattttgataTGATAACACAAAAATGTAATGTACACTTTTGgatatcattattttatttcgGTATTTACAATAACTTCTTCtcattaattaaatatgcTATCGATAAAAGTGAATCCATCggtaaaaaaaagaaagatataaaaaaagatcAGAATGACAGACATATAACTAAGGGGGAAGTGGATTCAGATATAAATGCACATGTTTATAATGAGATAATACACACTGAGGAAGAAAAAgattattatgaaaataaagaaaatgttCATCAGGAAGTAAAGCTACAAAATGATATCAATGAAATACACGAGGAGGAGCAAAATGAATATGCTGATAAGGATGAAATTGTAAGAGATAAACATTTGAATAATTGCCAAGATGAAAAAGATGTTCAacatttacatatatatgaattttatgaaaatggtcaatattatcaaaattatgatgatgGTATGAAATTTTTTGAGGAGAAGGAGGAACCTGATAGAAAGGATGAATgtgatgaaaataaaaatgatgatgaagagGAAGATGAAGAGgaagatgaagaagaagatGAAGAGGAAGATGAAGAGGAAGATGAAGAGGAAGATGACGAAGAAGATGAAGAGGAAGATGACGAAGAAGATGAAGAGGAAGATGACGAAGAAAGTGACGACGATGAAGAAGACGACGAAGAAAATGACGACGATGATTATAATGGTGCTTACAATAATACTTATAATGATActtataatgatgatgatgactataataatatatatcatgaatataataaagaacaccctaaaaaaataagtaatggtggtaataataaaaaatatggtCATGTATTTCCTAAGGTTTATCCACATCATCCAAtttataatgattataatgaaagaaataattattatgaaacTCAAGAGAACGAGGACACATGGAAAAATCAAAAGCATAAAGGTATAAATGAACATGAAAATGATTCGcatgaagaaaaagaacaatatatatataacaaggaattatatgaaaaaataaaaaaaaaaaaaaaaggaaaaaatatgaataaggaaatatattataaaaaaaatttaaaggAAGAATGTATGGGAAATGACCAAAACAGgaacaataataatgataataataataataataattataataatattcatgatataaaaaatgataaatacaaattattttttaatttttgtaaGGATAGTTATTTGAAAATTCcgataataaatatactaAGATATATAGTAATATCAAATGATATTCcaaatgaatttttttcattttttgacttttttaaagaagataatatagaagaattaaaatcaataaaagaaaaaaatagtGTATTGTTATTATCTGCTTTGTTAAATATACCACAACttgattatataaaagtaaaaaattttctttctattattgaagaatttttttaccttgagaaaaaaaaaaaaaccaaaAATGTACAGagtgataataataataataatatgagAGACAATTTTCATAATAGGTATTCAACTGAAATGATTAATGTGGAAGAAGGGAAAAATTACTTACCAAATGAAATCTGCTTagataacaataatataaggGACATTCAAATATCAGCCGAAGATTTAGAATATAGTGATAATAACCATGTAGACAGTGGTTATGATAGTGACATTAATAGTAATAAGtataatagtaataataataaacagcagccaaaaataaataacaataatagtaataattataaaagtgataatattaataataataatattaataataataataataataataataatattgatagtaataatgttaaagataatatggacataaataataaagatgCCATTAATCAAAATGATATTAGAGCATCGTTTCAAATTTATGAAAATGTCAACCTAGAATTTGATAAGGAAAAAATGTTTAATGAACAGAAAGAAGAgagtataaaaaatatagataatgGAAATGTGCATagtttaaataataaatatctttttgaaaaattagGAAGAAAATTGATAaatactatatataatatgagTAAAGAAATTAgtgataataaatttttaataaataataatatatgttcaatatatatatatttgaataattgttgtaagaaaaaaaatatgcaaaaacaaaataatatttctttttgggataaagataaaaatatacatactTCTTTTGATGAAAattcaattttttatatgccaaaagaaatgaacgaaaaattatataattgtaataatcttgttaagaaatattttccttatattttgaaaagttcctttttcatttttaatattttaaaaaaaaaaagattgatacatatttatataaaatatatgtatttatatgaatatttataccatatgatattaaatagaatattatatatcagTACAATCAAATTCTATCCTTTTctacaaaatattattttaaaagaattaaattattattttcatgaTTTCAAAAATgtaacaataaaaaatttttggaaattttatttatatgcaCACACTTTAATTCATATCAATAATTCAAAAAGTATtttaacaaataaattatttcataataatgccattcaatattttataaagcttttttattatctcTCATTTTACAACCCTATCTTTTCTATCCTTTTTCTAAACCTCATACGg ACACCCCtatttcataaaaatattgaaaataaaagattggaaattttacaaaatatatggaa tGGAGCACATGaaagatattttttatttttttctaaaa